A stretch of Artemia franciscana unplaced genomic scaffold, ASM3288406v1 PGA_scaffold_36, whole genome shotgun sequence DNA encodes these proteins:
- the LOC136041741 gene encoding oxysterol-binding protein 1-like, translated as MEIQAIVLEVGHIVFIACIMTELKSNMEGYLHKWAGYTKGYRWKYFILSEGRLSYCKRRSRLFQVSLKLEGARINFDPNNFDNTFVVANEMIKLFLKAKNQTDRQQWVDSIGLIIKQLNSDKLEESATEKMISNLVYKFAAVEETKRIIQKYYKEQQEDILEIQKTLSTASEAAIMAKVQSLYEKVKVQHVSTKVALKAAINFYDVTKKNKGLMSHDVINSEKELLSQEQQDIEELEQRQLDTERESNAYTAESPNAFEETSSESSDDFYDANEDAKFEVKTPCSKESLSRSALQAQDRCKKLVEMEANSSSSNKESEDELKVTDLLTEPTEQAQVVSIKSRRMFQSDVCPAATSLAKKPQRRSRIPDKPDLSLNLWKIIKQNWGKSLFSIKLPVNINEPLSMLQRLTEEYQYSDILDTAAGKSDSCEQLSYVAAFVVSCYGTTSFRTTKPFNPLLGETYEWDRTDDLGWRCVSEQVCHRPRTSAQFCESKNWVCYQEFSVDDTSSYTSIKFEPKGDTHLKFPATGNHYVWGRVKATAHNIFFGKLWIDHYGKLEIMNHKTGEKCFLKFEQYKYCIQSEGKQVTGRVFNIKGEAAWTLNGTWDKKLEAENVAGEPFNQKKHVLWSAKFPPKEAEKYYNFSEFACQMNEIEDGVAPTDSRNRPDQRLMEETHWDEATMKKFWLEDRQRKIRKQREVEKEHAEKEGKSWPEYEPVWFKKKLDPVTNSLMYFYKGGYWECKENKDWTICPNIFRVGS; from the coding sequence ATGGAAATTCAAGCTATTGTGTTAGAGGTCGGTCACATTGTTTTCATTGCCTGCATAATGACTGAACTGAAGAGTAATATGGAAGGTTATTTGCATAAATGGGCAGGTTATACGAAAGGATACCGTTGGAAATATTTTATCTTATCAGAAGGGAGGCTGTCTTATTGTAAGAGAAGATCCCGTCTTTTTCAGGTATCGCTTAAACTAGAAGGAGCCAGAATCAATTTCGATCCCAACAATTTTGACAACACGTTTGTGGTAGCAAATGAAATGATTAAGCTTTTCTTGAAGGCGAAAAATCAGACAGATAGACAGCAATGGGTAGATTCCATTGGACTTATAATTAAACAGctgaattctgacaaattagaGGAATCAGCAACTGAAAAGATGATTAGCAACCTTGTCTATAAGTTTGCTGCTGTCGAAGAAACTAAAAGAATAATACAGAAATACTATAAAGAACAACAGGAAGATATTTTAGAAATTCAGAAAACTTTATCAACTGCCAGTGAAGCAGCAATTATGGCCAAAGTCCAGTCTTTGTATGAGAAGGTAAAAGTTCAACACGTGTCAACGAAAGTTGCGCTAAAAGCTGCCATAAACTTTTATGAtgtgactaaaaaaaataagggacTGATGAGTCATGATGTCataaatagtgaaaaagaattattaagTCAAGAACAGCAAGACATTGAAGAACTAGAGCAAAGACAGCTGGATACCGAAAGAGAATCAAATGCATATACGGCAGAATCACCAAATGCCTTTGAAGAAACATCTTCAGAGTCCAGCGATGACTTTTATGACGCTAATGAAGACGCTAAGTTTGAGGTGAAGACTCCTTGCAGTAAAGAAAGCTTATCAAGAAGCGCATTGCAAGCCCAAGATCGTTGTAAAAAGTTAGTTGAAATGGAAGCGAATTCAAGCAGTAGTAATAAAGAAAGTGAAGATGAATTAAAAGTAACAGACCTATTGACTGAACCAACTGAACAAGCCCAGGTTGTGTCGATTAAAAGTAGACGAATGTTCCAAAGTGATGTCTGTCCTGCTGCTACAAGCCTAGCTAAAAAGCCCCAAAGAAGAAGTCGAATACCTGACAAGCCCGATCTAAGCTTAAACCTAtggaaaattataaaacaaaattggggGAAATCACTATTCAGTATCAAGCTGCCAGTTAACATCAATGAACCTTTATCTATGTTACAAAGGCTAACTGAAGAGTATCAATACAGTGACATATTGGACACAGCTGCTGGGAAATCAGACAGTTGTGAACAATTATCCTACGTAGCTGCATTTGTTGTTTCTTGTTACGGGACGACAAGTTTTCGAACCACGAAGCCTTTTAATCCCTTACTGGGAGAAACATATGAATGGGACAGAACAGATGATCTTGGATGGAGATGTGTCTCGGAACAGGTATGTCATAGGCCACGTACTTCTGCTCAATTTTGCGAGAGTAAAAATTGGGTTTGCTACCAAGAATTTTCGGTAGACGATACATCGAGTTATACATCGATAAAATTCGAACCGAAAGGAGACACCCACTTAAAATTCCCCGCTACTGGAAACCATTATGTATGGGGTAGAGTTAAAGCTACAGCACACAATATATTCTTTGGAAAGCTGTGGATTGACCATTATGGTAAACTGGAAATTATGAATCATAAAACTGgagaaaaatgttttctaaaatttgagCAATATAAATATTGCATTCAGTCGGAGGGGAAACAAGTTACTGGTAgagtttttaatataaaaggtGAAGCTGCTTGGACCCTTAATGGAACCTGGGATAAAAAATTGGAAGCAGAAAACGTAGCCGGAGAGCCCTTTAATCAGAAGAAACATGTACTTTGGTCGGCTAAATTTCCACCTAAAGAGGCAGAAAAGTATTATAATTTCTCAGAATTTGCCTGTCAGATGAATGAGATAGAAGACGGGGTTGCCCCAACTGATAGCAGAAATCGACCTGATCAAAGACTCATGGAAGAAACTCATTGGGATGAAGCCACTATGAAGAAGTTTTGGCTAGAGGACAGACAAAGGAAAATTAGGAAACAAAGAGAGGTAGAAAAAGAACATGCTGAAAAAGAGGGTAAGTCTTGGCCTGAGTACGAACCAGTTTGGTTCAAGAAAAAATTGGATCCTGTAACTAATTcattaatgtatttttataaaGGTGGCTATTGGGAATGTAAGGAAAATAAAGACTGGACTATCTGCCCCAATATTTTCCGTGTTGGTTCCTAG